GGTGAAGGGAACAAGTGGTCCTGCATGTTTCGTGCTTAAGCTGTGTCTTAAGTGGAGCATGGGACAAATCAAACAGGGACTAATTTTCTCTACCAGCCTGTCCTGAGAGTGCACCCAAGGAAGCCAGGGTGTGGCAACACAGGAGATCACACTGCCTGCCAGCACTCTTGGTACCTTTTTTGATCTTCTCATGGAAGTTGATGGCATCCACCGAGGCAGTGACGATGTTGGTCTTGCAGTGGCGGGCAGCCACAATCCCAGCAACCTCATCCATGAGCTTCATGGTGACACCtgtgaggggaagcagagggtCCTGTCTCAGGGAAGTCAGTGGGATTTTAGGAAAACCATGCAAAGGTCAGTAAGGCCTTAGCATGGCCAAAGCTACGCTGGGGAACTGGACCAGAGACTAAGTCCCAACCAGTAATCCAGTACCAGTACAAGGACTCCTGTCAATACCAGGACAACATCCTCGCAGACCTGTGATTAAGGTCAGCTCTGTCTCTCCCAAATTCCTCTGAGCAAACCTCACCCTTGCAAGGCAAGATCAGTCCCACAAACCTTGAAACAGCTCTGAGCcgtgttggttttgtttttttaagaattagGTGTGTGTTGTCCCAGCCTTCAGCAAGCACACCTCTCCCAGGGCTTATACCACATGTGCCACCCCTGCAGGTGATGGGCGCTGCCAGCCAAGAGGAAATTACTTCAGCTAATTGCAGTCACGCTGCATGTTTGTACTCCAGGATTTGCAATCTCAGAGACGATGACAAAACTGTAGGATTTATAGATCAAGTACATGAGTTTTTGGGgcacagaaaaagacaaagctTTTGTCCCAGCTAAAGTAACTCTGACCTTGACAGTCAGCAAAGAGGCCTGTGTGCCTCCAGAGGCAGAGCCCACCAAAAACACTGAGTCACTCTCCAACCACACTTTGCTCCAGGGAAAAGCCACCTGGACCTGCaacccagctgctgcacagggcagtTCTCACTCACCTCCATGCACAAAGCCCAGCAGCGTGCAGTCCGATGGGCCCACCAGGTGGATCAGGCTGGACTGGCTGTAGCCAACGGTGTGTGGCTCTGATTAAAGAGCAAAGCAAGGtgagagctgctcagctggCATCCATACACCACCATACACCCCCTGTCTTAAGTTgtgcaaaggaagaaaacacgGGGCTGGCTTGTGCAAAGCTGGACTATGTTGAAACCATTGGTTAAACCAGGCTGGAGAAGTTCCAAGAGAAGAGACTGTTTACCACCTGACAGGCTGCCGCCTCCATCTAATCCCCACCCATTCACTTTATTCTAGCTCagctcatttctttcttttcaagctTTCAAAGAATATGAAAGCAAACAGGAGTGAACTGGGTCACACAGCTGTCTGCTTCCCCCCTCAGCTGAACGTCCCAGACCCTGCTGCATAGATCCCGTTTTCCCCTTGGTGGGAAGACCTTCACCCCCATGCCCCCAACCGTGGCACATCCTGGTGACCCCTGTCCCACCACAACCTCCAGGTGACAGAAGTCACACCCCCAAACTCCCAGCAGAGGAAATCCTCTCTCAGAAGTGGCTGTGTTTTCTATCTAATGAAAGATGTTAAAGAAgctcagaggaaggaaaagcagccaagaCCCACTCAGGACCACCCATGCAGCAGTGCGGGCTGAGCCTTACCTTTTGTCTGCCTGTCTGAAAGCAGGGAGGACAGAGGAATAAAACACATTTGAGCAACTTTCATCCCCTATCACCTTCCCCAACATTCCCCATGTGTCACCTCTCCGCCCCTGCCTGAAGACCACAGCCAGGCCTAGAGGCCAACCTTGTCCAGCACCTGCATTTACCCCTTGCTGAGCAAAATCAGCTCTAGCTGCCCACAAGGGATGCAAGGAGTGATACAGGAACAGGGTTTTGGAGGGGATCTCAtcctccagcacctgcagggtATCACAGGTGTCCACTCAGCTCCCCATCCACTCACACACTGTgactccaaaatcccatccccatccctggtgTGGTGTTTCAGAATTCACACTTGCAGCTACAGGACCCTGGGGATGGCCAGAGTTGCTCTGGGGACCAGTTTGGTCTCCCAGTACTGTTGGGCAATTTGCACTGGATACACACTGCCTGTATTACCTGGGTTGATGACAGGCAAGATCACATCACCATTTCTCTGCTTAGTTTCCAGCCGATCCAGCTTTTGCTCCTCATAACGCTTCTTcccctcatcctcctgctcctttctcGCATACTGGAAGAGAAGGCTGGTAAGAAGGGGATTGGcaaagccaccagcacagctgggactgccAACAGGGCCAAGTTAGTGCCATTCCACAGGGAGGACAAGTTCCAGTTTTGGGGGACCCAAGTGAGCTGTCCTACCTGGATGGGGGGAACCTCAAGGACCTTATTCACGTTCTTCAGGGACAGTGGCACATACCACAGTGTCGCCTTGTTCGTCACCTTCTTTGCCCCTGGAGGAGAAGGGGGCAGCAGGTGATGGTGCCAAGGCCAGCAGTGCTGTACCTGCCACCAGTCTGGGGTTGGGCACACACCGCCAGTGCCACTGGCATTGGTGgccccttgccctgctggctcctgccaggCTTTAGCTCGTAGCAGATGTGACAATGTGCTTTTGGGAAGGTGTCCCAGCAAGCGGAACTGGTTGtcacagcaacagcaggaaaagggactTTTTCAGGCCAAaggcagccacaggcagcaAATCAGGCAGGAAGAGCTACGAGcagattttgctgtttttcactACAATGGAGCCATAAATCCCAGGGAGCCTGCTTGgcctccctccccagcaccagccctccctgcattcccagctctgtcaaTAAACATGCTAAATCTCCTCTCTGCCGAATGCTGCTAGTGATGGAGCAGAGGATGGAGTCACTGCTAGAAGTTCTGGACTTAACACTGTTATTCCTGGAGTTCTGGAACACAGCCACCAGTGGCCACCCACctgttaaaatgttttcagacatGACGTTGACCTGAACCTCCACAGAGTGCCGGGAGGTGTAGGTGATCTCAGCACTGACGTTGGCCACCTCACCAATGCACATCGGCGAGAGGAAGTCCGTCCGCTCCACCCGTGCCAGTGCAGCCACACAGGGCTCCTGGGGATGGTGAGAGTACCAAGGCAGTGATCACATCCATACCACATAGGACCacagctggcagctccctgaGACCAGCCAAATCAACCATGCCACGTGCAGCTCACATACTGCAACCGCCACCTTATCAGTCATGGGCCATGCTTCCTTCCCCATCTGTAACCAACACCGGGGTAGGCTCAACTCGCCTTTCTCAGGAGTTAAAACATTGACAGCAATAATGAGCAATAATGTTTCTGCTGGTAAACCATAATTTCATCAGAATGCTTCTAGCTGCTGAGACCCTCTCCCAGTTGCAGCCAGAGACACCAGTGGTTTGCATGCAGGAGCAAACACTCCCAGTGTGGGACTTCTGCTGCCCCTGAGACACGGCAGCGAGTCAAGGGTCACCATGCCAGAGGCTGGAAGGCACTCCGGCACCTACTCACCCCGGCCTGGGAATTGCAGTGGCGGGTGCTGATGATGGCTCCTGCCTCCTCGATCATCTTCAGGATGGTTCCCCCGTGGACATTCCCCGCGATGTTGGCATCGTCTGGGCGCATAATCCTGCCGAAGGAGGCACATGAGAATTCACAACCCCTGCCGcgtccccagcccagccctggtgcGGCTGCCCGGAGGCAGCATATCGCCCACCGGCTGAGCTGC
The Sylvia atricapilla isolate bSylAtr1 chromosome 22, bSylAtr1.pri, whole genome shotgun sequence genome window above contains:
- the ACOT7 gene encoding cytosolic acyl coenzyme A thioester hydrolase isoform X2, with protein sequence MSEPGAAGPCPAAIQVSRIMRPDDANIAGNVHGGTILKMIEEAGAIISTRHCNSQAGEPCVAALARVERTDFLSPMCIGEVANVSAEITYTSRHSVEVQVNVMSENILTGAKKVTNKATLWYVPLSLKNVNKVLEVPPIQYARKEQEDEGKKRYEEQKLDRLETKQRNGDVILPVINPDRQTKEPHTVGYSQSSLIHLVGPSDCTLLGFVHGGVTMKLMDEVAGIVAARHCKTNIVTASVDAINFHEKIKKGCVITVSGRMTFTSNKSMEIEVFVDADPFVDEPRERYRAVSAFFTYVSLSKEGKPLPVPQLLTETEDEKRRFEEGKGRYLQTKAKRQAQMQQSAQQ
- the ACOT7 gene encoding cytosolic acyl coenzyme A thioester hydrolase isoform X3 → MSEPGAAGPCPAAIQVSRIMRPDDANIAGNVHGGTILKMIEEAGAIISTRHCNSQAGEPCVAALARVERTDFLSPMCIGEVANVSAEITYTSRHSVEVQVNVMSENILTGAKKVTNKATLWYVPLSLKNVNKVLEVPPIQYARKEQEDEGKKRYEEQKLDRLETKQRNGDVILPVINPEPHTVGYSQSSLIHLVGPSDCTLLGFVHGGVTMKLMDEVAGIVAARHCKTNIVTASVDAINFHEKIKKGCVITVSGRMTFTSNKSMEIEVFVDADPFVDEPRERYRAVSAFFTYVSLSKEGKPLPVPQLLTETEDEKRRFEEGKGRYLQTKAKRQAQMQQSAQQ
- the ACOT7 gene encoding cytosolic acyl coenzyme A thioester hydrolase isoform X4, with the translated sequence MARQLSRIMRPDDANIAGNVHGGTILKMIEEAGAIISTRHCNSQAGEPCVAALARVERTDFLSPMCIGEVANVSAEITYTSRHSVEVQVNVMSENILTGAKKVTNKATLWYVPLSLKNVNKVLEVPPIQYARKEQEDEGKKRYEEQKLDRLETKQRNGDVILPVINPEPHTVGYSQSSLIHLVGPSDCTLLGFVHGGVTMKLMDEVAGIVAARHCKTNIVTASVDAINFHEKIKKGCVITVSGRMTFTSNKSMEIEVFVDADPFVDEPRERYRAVSAFFTYVSLSKEGKPLPVPQLLTETEDEKRRFEEGKGRYLQTKAKRQAQMQQSAQQ
- the ACOT7 gene encoding cytosolic acyl coenzyme A thioester hydrolase isoform X1 — its product is MARQLSRWAICCLRAAAPGLGWGRGRGCEFSCASFGRIMRPDDANIAGNVHGGTILKMIEEAGAIISTRHCNSQAGEPCVAALARVERTDFLSPMCIGEVANVSAEITYTSRHSVEVQVNVMSENILTGAKKVTNKATLWYVPLSLKNVNKVLEVPPIQYARKEQEDEGKKRYEEQKLDRLETKQRNGDVILPVINPEPHTVGYSQSSLIHLVGPSDCTLLGFVHGGVTMKLMDEVAGIVAARHCKTNIVTASVDAINFHEKIKKGCVITVSGRMTFTSNKSMEIEVFVDADPFVDEPRERYRAVSAFFTYVSLSKEGKPLPVPQLLTETEDEKRRFEEGKGRYLQTKAKRQAQMQQSAQQ